The genomic interval CTGACGCCCCAGCACCGGGTCGATGAGGCCGAACACCTTCTCCATGCCCTGCCGTCCCGCGGTCACCACGGCCTCGTCCACGGCGCCACCGCCCATGAACTGCTTCAAGAACTTCTCCCAGATGACCTTGAAGGCCGCCGGACCAAAGTAGTTCAACCCCACGTTGACGGACTGCTCCATCAAGCCGAGCGCGCGCGGCTGCGACGGCGTCAACGACGGCCCCGTCAGCTTGCGGTCCAGATAGCGCATGATGGCCTGCGACTCGTAGAGCGCGAAGCCGTCGTCGTCCTCGAACGCGGGGACCACTCCGAACGGATGGCGCGCCAGATGCTCCGGCAACTTGTGAGCGCCCGTCGGCAGGTCGACGAGGACGAACTCCGCCTCATGGCCCTTCTCCGCCAGGGCGGTGAGGACCATGCGCGTGTAGATGCTGCCCGGGTGGCCGTAGACCTTCATCGACGTCACTCCTCCGTGAACGTGCGGGCCGGAGAGAGTCCGGCCAGGCGGCGCGACTCTTCATCACGTTCCCCAGCGCCACAAGGACATCCCACGGAGGAATCACGACGGCGACGCGAAGCTCCTCGGCGCGCCGGAATACCGCCACGTCCGACGCGCGCGAAAGAGGAGGCGATGGCGCGAGGTGCTCGGCGGCGCGGTGAAGCGCGCCCCCACCCCACGCCTTCGAACTAGCCGGCGACCTTCTTCCATGGCCTCCAGGACAGGCACGACTCCGAACGGCTGGCGCGCCAGGTGCGCGGGCGACTTCTGCTCGCCCTTCGCCAGGTCGACGAGGACGAACGTCGCCTCGTGCCCCTTCTCCGCCAACGTGGTGAGGACCTTGCGCGTACAGGTGCTCATCGGATGGCCATGGACCTTCATGAGCGGCGCTCCTCGAGGACATGCGGGCCGGAGGAATCCAGCCAGGCGAGGCGACTGTTCAACGCGCGTCCACACGCCACAAGCGCTTCAGGAGCGACCGGTCAATACTCACCCATGTGCCGGTGCCCTCTCGCACCGGCATCATCCGGCGACCTACGGCGTGAAGAGCTTGTCGGGCACGGTGGCCCGGGTGTCGCCCTTCAGCGCGGTGAAGCGAACGACGCGCTGGCCCGCGCGCCACACCTCGATGGTGCGCGGCATGGCCTCTCCCATCGCGGGCGAGGTGTAGTCCAGGAAGCGCAAGTCCCACGCGTTCTTGGCCGCGTCCGTGTAGCGAAGCCGCGCCGGCCGGAACGTGTCCTTGTACACCCAGAACTGCGCGCGCCCCTCGGCCATGTCGCCGAGCACGTACGCCACCTCGCCCCCGAAGCGCGCAAGGCCCGTGCGGGTCGTGTCGACGCCCAGGCCCTGGAGGTACTGCTGCACCGACTCCTTCAGCGTCTGGATGGGCCCACCGCCCGCCGCGAACAGCGGGCACACTTGCGTGACGAGCACCGACAGCGGCGCAATCTCGTTGCCCTCCACCTTGCGGCGGCCGGCCACCTGCACCACGGCGCTGCGCGCGTTGCCATCCGGCACCGAGGCCTCGAAGCGGCAGCGCCCCGGCATCTTCAGGTAGAGCACCCCGTCGCCTTGCACGTCGGGGCGGTCCGTCGCCGCGCCCAGCGCAGCGCCCGCCTCCTTCACCGCGGTGCCGCTGAAGCTGAGCGAGCCCTCCACTCGAATCCCGGAGAGCTTGAGTTCTTCTCGCTCGGTCACCATGCGCCGGAGGATGGAGCCCCCCGGCAACACGTAGGCCACGGCGGTGAAGGACAACAGGGCTGCGACGAGTGCGACGATGCGCTTCACGGCTTCTCCGTCTTCACGACCTCACGCATGTACTCGAGCAGCCCGCCCCGAAGCTCGGGGCGCTTGAGCGCGTAGGCGATGTTCGCCTTGAGGTACCCCACCTTGTCGCCCGCGTCATAGCGATGTCCCTTGAATTTGTAGCCCAAGAGACCGTGCGACTGCTGCAGCGTGGCCAGACCGTCCGTGAGCTGGATTTCACCGCCCACACCCGGCGTCTGCTTCTCCAGGATGGGGAAGATCTCCGGCGGCAGCACATAGCGGCCGATGACGGCGAGGTTCGAGGGCGCGGTGCCCTTCTTGGGCTTCTCCACCACGCGGTCGATGCGGATGACGCCGTCACCCAGGTCGGTGCCGGCGGCGATGCCGTACATGTGCGTCTCGTCATCGGGCACTTCCATGAGCGCGATGACGGCCTGGTTGTACTGACGGTACACGCGAGCGAGCTGGCGGATGCCGGGCTCCTCGGCGTCAATCATGTCGTCGCCGAGGAGGACACCGAAGGGCTCGTTGCCGATGGCGCTCTTGGCGCACAGCACGGCGTGGCCCAGGCCCTTGGGCTCCTTCTGGCGGATGGAGACGACGCGGACCAGGTCGGCGATGGCGCGCAGCTTGTCGGCGTCCGCCGTCTTGCCGCGGGCGCGCAGGGTGGTCTCCAGCTCGAAGCCGATATCGAAGTGGTCCTCGATGGCCCCCTTGCCGCGGCCGTTGATGAGGACGACGTCCTCGATGCCGGCGGCCACCGCCTCCTCCACGATGTATTGGAGGGTGGGTGTGTCGACGATGGGCAACATCTCCTTGGGCACGGACTTCGTTGCGGGGAGAAAGCGCGTGCCGAGCCCGGCTGCCGGGATGACACACTTACGGATGAGGGGCTCTGCCT from Myxococcus stipitatus carries:
- a CDS encoding glutathione S-transferase family protein — its product is MKVYGHPGSIYTRMVLTALAEKGHEAEFVLVDLPTGAHKLPEHLARHPFGVVPAFEDDDGFALYESQAIMRYLDRKLTGPSLTPSQPRALGLMEQSVNVGLNYFGPAAFKVIWEKFLKQFMGGGAVDEAVVTAGRQGMEKVFGLIDPVLGRQPYLAGEDFSLADVTWMPFMAYLFPAGEADTVARYKNVAAWWERASGRPAWRKVNGD
- a CDS encoding glutathione S-transferase N-terminal domain-containing protein, whose product is MKVHGHPMSTCTRKVLTTLAEKGHEATFVLVDLAKGEQKSPAHLARQPFGVVPVLEAMEEGRRLVRRRGVGARFTAPPSTSRHRLLFRARRTWRYSGAPRSFASPS
- the galU gene encoding UTP--glucose-1-phosphate uridylyltransferase GalU, translating into MSAHTPKAEPLIRKCVIPAAGLGTRFLPATKSVPKEMLPIVDTPTLQYIVEEAVAAGIEDVVLINGRGKGAIEDHFDIGFELETTLRARGKTADADKLRAIADLVRVVSIRQKEPKGLGHAVLCAKSAIGNEPFGVLLGDDMIDAEEPGIRQLARVYRQYNQAVIALMEVPDDETHMYGIAAGTDLGDGVIRIDRVVEKPKKGTAPSNLAVIGRYVLPPEIFPILEKQTPGVGGEIQLTDGLATLQQSHGLLGYKFKGHRYDAGDKVGYLKANIAYALKRPELRGGLLEYMREVVKTEKP